The genomic stretch GGCAGGCTATTCGCGACTCGAAGGTTCGTACCTACTTATTACTACCTCGTCTGCCGGTTGCCCTTGCGGGCCCCCTTGACTTGCATGCCTTATCCACGCCGCCAGCGTTCATCCTGAGCTAGGATCAAACTCTTGATATAAATCCATGCGACAACCCCGAAGGGCTCTCGCCTGGATCGAACGGAACAAAATAGACAACAGTATTACCTGCTACTACTTTGAACCTGGAGATTCCGTGCTACCGGAATCTCACAATCCTATGGTGACCGAAGGCTGAATCTGCCTCCGATCATAAATCCTTGTTCTAAAAGAATAGTTTCTTGAACTTGCACATACAGATAGAAAAAGTTTTACCAGTTTCTACCGCACGTTCTCTTTCAATTATCTCAATTGTCAACGAACCCCTCGGTAAGCCCTTCCGGCGAAGCAAAAAGTGCTTTTGAGGCACTTTCTGCGTACTGCCCAGGTTTTTAACGAGGTAAAGACTATTATACACAGGGCTTCTATGGCGTCAAGCATGCGTCCCGAGGCTAATGCCGGCCGCCTTCTCTGCCCGCTTCGCGGGCTTTATCGCGGTCATTGGCGAAATTGCCGGGGTTATTCTCCTGTCCCTGGCTCTTGCCGCCCTCGCGTCCTGCCTCGCGCGCCCTTTCCGGATCGTTGGCGAAATTGCCGGGGTTATTCTCCTGCCCCTGGCTCTTGCCGCCCTTCGAAGCTATCTCCCTCTGCTTTTCGGGATCCATGCCGGCGAATCCCCTGTTTTCGTTTGCCATGCTGTTTTTAGGTTAAGGTTCTAATGTCGATGAATATTCAAGACGAGCTTTTCACATCGTGCGGCGGAGAGCTCGTGCGCTGATATTACGAATCAGAAGATGCGGACCGATTCGCCGGAGAAAGAGTCGAGGAGGGTCTTTTGATCGGCTTTGAAGTATTCGCTTACGCCTTCGAGGAACGCCCCCTCTTCCATGAGATAGTCGTGCGTCGTTCCCGCTCCAGCCGCAAGGTAGGCGTCGTACTCGTTCTTCCTCTTCGTGAGCAGGTCGAGCTTCGCGGTATATTCGGCGAGCTTCGCCGAATTGAAGGACTGGACGTTCTTGATTATCTGTTGCTGATAGGTTCCGAGCGTCGCTATGTCGGCGCTATGGTCTATGAGGAACGTGCGCAGGTTGTAGGTCTGGTTCTTGAGGAAGTCGGCCCCTGACGCTTGCGCCTCAGCGATCTGCTTGAGCTTCTGGAGATAGAGCTTGGTCATCTTGCCGTCCTCGTCGTTCGAGAGCTTGTTATTGAAATTATCGAAGCTGTTAGG from Candidatus Paceibacterota bacterium encodes the following:
- a CDS encoding KGG domain-containing protein; the encoded protein is MANENRGFAGMDPEKQREIASKGGKSQGQENNPGNFANDPERAREAGREGGKSQGQENNPGNFANDRDKAREAGREGGRH